The Hydrogenobacter thermophilus TK-6 genome window below encodes:
- a CDS encoding DUF2309 domain-containing protein produces MELGKKLYIRSLVNVASEPITYYWPMRTFITRNPLRELEDLPFREAIKEGELLFGGRGYLRREDYRHLYSMGHIKEEFLRESIKEFLSSLELSESLPYEELVFALLTQKITEPAYNLLHRGKAKEEILEALSEYFMEDPSEVCRELFLSIGVKNTLQDLIKLLTGKDPGRLIDELVIKTAFDFLDEGQSTIDMPGRDAGLYRAWRELARRNLRFLLWTGRSLVSMLKDLEEPEEAIEYVLTSYELPQPAWEGYITLELAKLKGIAGFIKWRSHNKYYYWQKVHPVDMVDYAAIRLLVAKSVLDASSKDLPFRPTYRGIEEFLSKEKEKAYLMHEFSSRNCPPQVAEDYRKYLKNPAKHLQEYITLKAQIKAKSYYRFLSDWLKAVDLRLEDLSAQEVLELLRLYHLLKEEEGYVWLRAFEETHIQKLVESIKLPEKNQEKPLAQALFCIDVRSERFRRKLESVGNYQTFGVAGFFGIPVAMVDLRKGHEEFLCPVIVTPKNVVFEMPYSRKGIEKDKALSQLLHGVKDHILAPFVAVEMLGFAFGFDFIGKTFLPDTYAKAKDLMWKESVKTSMMVNKLSEKEIEDITTYYYTSLIKKALEEMGIKDADPYLLFQTCLEEEVSLPEELRSVVEVLRSKYRVERGFVKLFEERLRSLGFTKEEQAFLVSTTLKSIGLVKDFAPIVFVLGHESRSENNPYESALDCGACGGASGIYNARIFCTMANDPAVRQIMKQKHGLNIPEETVFLPGIHNTTTDQIVLYDLEYLPARYVPMLERIRRDFEEARRLTAQERAIALDAGSPEQVYRKAYDWSEVRPEWGLSGNYAFVIGRRDITKLSELEGRVFLHSYDYTVDPKGFLLENILAGPAVVGQWINMEYYFSTTDNEVYGSGSKVYHNVVGRIGVMTGNYSDLRTGLPAQTVLKEGKPFHVPVRYTLVIEAPLELSQRAISRIRKIRDLMQNEWINVVVFDPQKGVFYRYLKGSWVEYQKKQEVKV; encoded by the coding sequence ATGGAACTTGGGAAAAAGCTATACATAAGGTCTCTGGTTAATGTAGCGTCCGAGCCTATAACTTACTACTGGCCCATGAGGACCTTTATAACCAGAAACCCCCTCAGAGAGCTTGAGGATCTACCCTTCAGAGAAGCTATAAAGGAAGGCGAGCTTCTCTTTGGTGGCAGGGGCTACCTCAGGAGAGAAGACTACAGGCATCTCTACTCTATGGGGCACATAAAGGAGGAATTCTTAAGAGAGAGCATAAAAGAGTTTCTCTCTTCGCTGGAGCTTTCTGAAAGTCTACCATACGAGGAGCTCGTCTTTGCTCTCCTCACCCAAAAGATAACAGAGCCCGCTTACAACCTCCTGCACAGAGGAAAAGCCAAAGAGGAGATTCTGGAGGCTCTCTCAGAGTACTTTATGGAAGACCCTTCGGAAGTGTGCAGGGAGCTCTTTCTGTCCATAGGAGTGAAAAACACCCTGCAGGACCTTATAAAGCTCCTGACGGGCAAAGATCCGGGCAGGCTTATAGACGAGCTTGTCATAAAGACCGCCTTTGACTTTCTGGACGAAGGTCAGTCCACCATAGACATGCCCGGCAGAGATGCAGGGCTCTACAGAGCCTGGAGAGAGCTTGCAAGAAGGAATCTGAGATTCCTTCTCTGGACGGGAAGGAGCCTTGTAAGCATGCTAAAAGACCTGGAAGAGCCAGAAGAAGCCATAGAGTATGTGCTTACCTCTTACGAGCTTCCCCAGCCTGCGTGGGAAGGCTATATAACCCTTGAGCTTGCAAAACTCAAAGGTATAGCGGGTTTCATAAAGTGGCGCTCTCACAACAAGTACTACTACTGGCAGAAGGTCCACCCGGTGGACATGGTGGACTACGCTGCCATAAGGCTCCTGGTTGCCAAGTCCGTGCTGGATGCAAGCTCAAAGGACCTTCCCTTCAGACCCACCTATCGCGGAATAGAAGAGTTTTTGAGTAAAGAAAAAGAAAAGGCTTACCTTATGCATGAGTTTAGCTCCAGAAACTGCCCGCCACAGGTTGCGGAAGACTACAGGAAGTATCTTAAAAACCCGGCAAAGCACCTTCAGGAGTATATCACCCTCAAGGCTCAGATAAAAGCAAAGAGCTACTACAGATTTCTTTCCGACTGGCTGAAAGCGGTGGACCTGAGGCTTGAAGACCTGAGCGCTCAGGAGGTGCTGGAACTTCTCAGGCTTTACCATCTTCTCAAAGAGGAAGAAGGCTACGTATGGCTCAGGGCTTTTGAGGAGACCCACATACAGAAGTTGGTGGAAAGTATAAAACTCCCCGAAAAAAATCAGGAAAAGCCTTTAGCTCAGGCACTCTTTTGCATAGATGTGAGGTCAGAAAGGTTCAGGAGGAAATTAGAATCCGTTGGCAACTACCAGACCTTTGGGGTTGCTGGATTTTTTGGTATTCCCGTTGCCATGGTGGACCTGCGCAAGGGACACGAGGAGTTTCTCTGTCCTGTGATAGTAACTCCCAAAAATGTAGTCTTTGAAATGCCTTACTCCAGAAAAGGAATTGAAAAAGATAAAGCACTCAGCCAGCTACTACACGGCGTAAAAGACCACATACTGGCACCCTTCGTGGCAGTGGAGATGCTGGGCTTTGCTTTTGGATTTGACTTTATAGGCAAAACCTTCCTGCCGGATACCTACGCAAAAGCCAAAGACCTCATGTGGAAAGAGAGCGTAAAGACCTCCATGATGGTAAACAAGCTCTCCGAAAAGGAGATAGAAGACATAACCACCTATTACTACACTTCCCTCATAAAGAAAGCGCTGGAGGAGATGGGTATCAAAGATGCGGACCCCTACCTGCTCTTTCAGACGTGCCTTGAGGAGGAGGTTTCCCTTCCAGAAGAGCTAAGAAGCGTGGTTGAAGTCCTCAGGAGCAAATACCGCGTAGAGCGTGGTTTTGTAAAGCTCTTTGAAGAAAGGCTCAGAAGTTTGGGCTTTACCAAAGAAGAGCAGGCTTTCCTGGTTTCAACTACTCTAAAGAGCATAGGTCTGGTCAAAGACTTTGCTCCGATAGTTTTTGTCCTTGGGCACGAGAGCAGGTCTGAGAACAACCCCTACGAGTCGGCTCTTGACTGCGGAGCCTGCGGTGGTGCGTCGGGTATATACAATGCGCGCATATTCTGCACCATGGCTAACGACCCGGCTGTTAGGCAGATAATGAAGCAAAAGCACGGGCTGAACATTCCTGAGGAAACGGTCTTTCTGCCGGGCATTCACAACACCACCACCGACCAAATTGTGCTTTATGACCTTGAGTACCTCCCCGCCAGATATGTACCCATGCTGGAGAGAATAAGAAGGGATTTTGAAGAGGCAAGAAGGCTTACTGCGCAGGAGAGAGCTATTGCGCTGGACGCAGGCAGTCCTGAGCAGGTCTACAGAAAAGCCTACGACTGGTCTGAGGTAAGACCCGAGTGGGGACTTTCTGGCAACTACGCCTTCGTGATAGGAAGGAGGGATATAACAAAGCTTTCAGAGCTTGAAGGCAGAGTCTTCCTGCACTCCTACGATTATACGGTGGACCCCAAGGGATTTCTACTTGAGAACATACTGGCTGGTCCCGCGGTGGTAGGTCAGTGGATAAACATGGAGTACTATTTTTCTACCACGGACAACGAGGTTTACGGTAGCGGTAGTAAGGTTTACCACAACGTAGTGGGAAGGATAGGCGTGATGACAGGAAACTACAGCGACCTGAGAACGGGACTCCCTGCCCAGACGGTTCTGAAGGAAGGAAAGCCTTTCCATGTGCCCGTCAGATACACCCTCGTGATAGAAGCTCCTCTGGAACTTTCCCAGAGGGCCATAAGCAGGATAAGGAAGATAAGAGACCTTATGCAGAACGAGTGGATAAATGTTGTGGTTTTTGACCCGCAGAAGGGTGTCTTTTACAGATACTTAAAAGGTTCGTGGGTAGAATACCAGAAAAAACAGGAGGTGAAAGTATGA